A window of Gottschalkia purinilytica contains these coding sequences:
- a CDS encoding tape measure protein, with protein MSREFKTNVIIGGKLSPSLKSAFDVSAKYANKTSSVISSANNRAALATQKLSERMSNISGVIKKVAVTGAALGGAIGAKTMLEQASSLEQYKNTLNVVMKDQKKAGEIFKWAVDFANKTPYETDEIVQATVKLQSYGLEAKKVMGITGDMAAAMGKDIDQAVEAIADAQTGELERLKEFGITKEMIVKQAGEKLKGIEVVNNKGQITNQRAFNLALFSLMKDRYEGSMEIQSKTFKGLTSTISGIMKNGLAQIAGISETGEIIDNSAFDIAKKKVEKLSETISKMQENGTFEKIQKKVAEFVSKGMDKLDEIIPKIIEFGKFVIDNGPQIVSAIKLIGGAFLAFKTVNTINKGVTGLIDFGKNAKDTYDTVKVLSMYGKDHILKFGQSIPKIMSPVGSGLTKVMSTAGTGVTKAVSFVGSGIGKIASLAGTGISKATSFVVTGAPKLMSAVGTGISSALSFVGTGIMSVVSTIGSGIASAITFLMSPMGLIIIAIVAIVAALYYLWTNWDAISKTLVSVWQNYVLPFFQGIGGFFTSIFNGVLGVFKGVINWIIGGINTVINAVNGINFTVPDWVPGVGGQKFGINIPNVPTFAKGGIANQASIFGEAGPEMAIPLKKNNPRSVALLEQTARILGVYPKETSQSITDSKLQKVPLLQQQAINGLDLKQEAPRLTAKQPRIISKQEIQQSREKDNSNQRYREININYNPQIPSGTTQEVKDYIKSNYEEFKDYFEKLINDKDRFSFGEG; from the coding sequence ATGTCTAGAGAATTTAAAACTAACGTTATTATTGGTGGAAAACTAAGTCCAAGTTTAAAAAGTGCTTTTGATGTATCTGCAAAGTATGCTAATAAGACTTCAAGTGTAATAAGTAGTGCTAATAATAGAGCTGCTTTGGCTACACAAAAGTTAAGTGAAAGAATGTCTAATATAAGTGGTGTTATAAAAAAAGTTGCTGTTACAGGAGCTGCACTAGGAGGAGCAATAGGAGCTAAAACAATGCTTGAACAGGCATCAAGCCTAGAGCAATATAAAAATACATTAAATGTTGTGATGAAAGATCAAAAGAAGGCAGGAGAAATTTTTAAATGGGCAGTAGACTTTGCAAATAAAACACCATATGAAACAGATGAGATAGTTCAAGCGACTGTAAAGCTACAGTCATATGGATTAGAAGCCAAAAAGGTTATGGGAATAACAGGTGATATGGCAGCAGCTATGGGAAAGGATATAGATCAGGCCGTAGAAGCTATTGCAGATGCTCAGACTGGAGAACTTGAAAGACTTAAAGAATTTGGTATTACCAAAGAAATGATAGTTAAACAGGCTGGAGAAAAGCTGAAAGGAATTGAGGTAGTAAACAATAAGGGACAAATAACAAACCAAAGAGCCTTTAATTTAGCCTTATTTAGTCTTATGAAAGATAGATATGAAGGAAGTATGGAAATACAGTCTAAAACGTTTAAAGGTTTAACATCTACTATATCAGGTATAATGAAAAATGGTTTAGCTCAAATTGCTGGAATATCTGAAACAGGTGAAATAATAGATAATAGTGCTTTTGATATAGCAAAAAAGAAAGTTGAAAAGCTATCGGAAACTATTTCTAAGATGCAAGAAAATGGAACTTTTGAAAAGATACAAAAGAAAGTAGCTGAATTCGTATCAAAAGGAATGGATAAGCTAGATGAAATAATACCTAAGATAATAGAATTTGGAAAGTTTGTTATAGACAATGGACCACAAATAGTAAGTGCAATAAAATTAATTGGTGGTGCATTTTTAGCTTTTAAAACTGTAAATACCATAAATAAAGGAGTAACTGGATTAATTGATTTTGGAAAAAATGCCAAGGATACGTATGACACAGTAAAAGTCTTATCAATGTATGGAAAAGATCACATATTAAAGTTCGGTCAGTCTATACCTAAAATTATGAGTCCTGTTGGTTCAGGTCTTACAAAAGTAATGAGTACAGCAGGTACAGGAGTAACTAAAGCTGTTAGTTTTGTAGGTTCAGGTATAGGAAAAATAGCTAGTTTAGCAGGAACAGGTATTTCTAAAGCTACTAGTTTTGTTGTTACAGGAGCTCCTAAGCTAATGAGTGCAGTAGGTACAGGAATATCTAGTGCATTAAGCTTTGTAGGGACTGGAATTATGAGTGTAGTAAGCACAATTGGAAGTGGAATAGCTAGTGCAATAACTTTCTTAATGTCTCCAATGGGATTAATAATAATAGCTATTGTAGCTATAGTAGCAGCATTATACTATCTATGGACCAACTGGGATGCTATATCAAAAACATTAGTTAGCGTGTGGCAAAACTATGTATTACCTTTCTTTCAAGGAATAGGTGGATTTTTTACTAGTATATTTAATGGCGTGCTAGGTGTATTTAAAGGAGTTATAAACTGGATTATAGGGGGAATAAATACTGTTATAAATGCCGTAAACGGAATTAACTTTACAGTACCTGATTGGGTTCCTGGCGTAGGTGGCCAAAAATTTGGAATCAATATCCCAAATGTCCCTACGTTTGCTAAAGGTGGTATAGCTAATCAAGCATCTATATTCGGTGAAGCTGGACCAGAAATGGCAATTCCTTTAAAGAAAAATAATCCTAGAAGTGTAGCACTTCTTGAACAAACAGCTAGAATTTTAGGAGTATATCCTAAGGAAACTAGTCAATCTATAACGGATAGTAAATTGCAAAAAGTACCTTTGTTACAACAACAAGCCATTAATGGTTTAGATTTAAAGCAAGAAGCACCTAGATTAACAGCAAAGCAACCTAGAATTATCTCTAAACAAGAGATACAACAATCAAGAGAAAAAGATAATAGTAACCAAAGATATAGAGAGATAAACATTAATTATAATCCACAAATTCCTAGTGGAACTACTCAAGAGGTTAAAGACTACATTAAATCAAACTATGAAGAATTCAAAGATTACTTTGAAAAGCTTATTAATGATAAAGATAGATTTAGTTTCGGAGAGGGGTAA
- a CDS encoding phage late control D family protein, which produces MQLIYKDTDITNEVDIIIANLVDNAGGKADSVEILLGDSKKYWRQWNPQKNDEIIIRKDGFDSGVMFIDELYIENSKFRINALSTPLDAKTKKTRSWENIRFKKLAYDIARDIGFTLETYGVEDWLYDRVDQVEKVNLEFLNERCILEGYCLKVTDEKLVIYDERKLENMSPALTITENILIGPYNFKTVNNKTYSSCLIRHLKEHEVIEYRYDDLNIYGPTLKPNIRVSNLGEAERYSKNLLRNANKKEFQGRFYIKLDTSVSAGSIVEIKDMGSFNGNYIIDSITYYLTQGKSLLNVRKILEEY; this is translated from the coding sequence ATGCAGTTGATATATAAAGATACAGATATAACAAATGAAGTAGATATTATAATAGCAAACTTAGTAGACAATGCTGGAGGAAAAGCAGATAGTGTAGAAATACTACTAGGTGATTCTAAAAAGTATTGGAGACAATGGAATCCACAGAAAAATGATGAAATAATAATAAGAAAAGATGGATTTGATTCAGGGGTTATGTTTATAGATGAATTATATATAGAAAATAGTAAATTTAGAATAAATGCATTATCAACCCCTTTAGATGCTAAGACTAAAAAAACTAGATCATGGGAAAATATTAGATTTAAAAAATTAGCTTATGATATAGCAAGAGATATAGGTTTTACTTTAGAAACATATGGAGTAGAAGACTGGCTTTATGATCGTGTGGATCAAGTTGAAAAGGTAAATTTAGAGTTTTTAAATGAAAGATGTATTTTAGAAGGATATTGCTTAAAGGTAACAGATGAAAAACTAGTTATATATGATGAAAGAAAGCTGGAGAATATGTCTCCAGCTTTAACTATAACTGAAAATATCTTAATAGGACCTTATAACTTTAAAACAGTAAATAATAAAACTTACTCGTCATGTTTAATTAGGCACTTAAAAGAACATGAAGTAATTGAATATAGATATGATGATTTAAACATATATGGACCTACTTTGAAACCTAACATTAGAGTATCAAATTTAGGTGAAGCTGAAAGATATTCCAAAAATTTATTAAGAAATGCAAATAAAAAAGAATTTCAAGGTAGGTTCTATATAAAGCTTGATACATCAGTATCAGCAGGTAGTATAGTTGAGATAAAAGACATGGGTAGTTTCAATGGCAACTACATTATAGATAGTATTACTTACTATTTAACACAGGGAAAATCACTACTTAATGTTAGAAAGATTTTGGAGGAATATTAA
- a CDS encoding tail protein X codes for MNNYDDYYDYETINGDTWDTISLDFYDDEGYSTEIMNENPKYIKVIIFDTGVKLKIPVIEEESKSTLPPWKRNDE; via the coding sequence TTGAATAACTATGATGATTACTATGACTATGAAACAATTAACGGAGATACCTGGGATACTATATCGCTAGATTTTTACGATGATGAAGGATATTCCACTGAAATAATGAATGAAAATCCTAAATATATAAAAGTTATTATATTTGATACAGGAGTAAAATTAAAAATTCCTGTAATAGAAGAAGAATCTAAGAGTACATTGCCCCCTTGGAAAAGGAATGATGAATAA